The following proteins are co-located in the Streptomyces sp. DT2A-34 genome:
- a CDS encoding ribonuclease J encodes MSHPHPELKAAPPLPEGGLRVVALGGLGEIGRNMTVFEHAGKLLIVDCGVLFPEETQPGVDVILPDFTSIRDRLDDIVAVVLTHGHEDHIGGVPYLLRERSDIPVVGSKLTLAFLEAKLKEHGIRPRTVRVREGDRRGFGPFDCEFVAVNHSIPDSLAVAIRTGAGMVLHTGDFKMDQFPLDDRITDLRAFARLGEEGVDLFLTDSTNAEVPGFTTSERELNPAIEQVMRTAPRRVIVSSFASHVHRIQQVLDAAHQHGRKVAFVGRSMVRNMGIARDLGYLKVPSGLVVSTKELEKLPDHKITLVCTGSQGEPMAALSRMANRDHMIRIGKGDTVLLASSLIPGNENAIYRVINGLTRWGAHVVHKGNAKVHVSGHASAGELVYCYNIVKPRNVMPVHGEWRHLRANGDLAIRTGVDPDRVVIAEDGVVVDLVDGRASITGKVPAGNVYVDGMEVGGATEASLKDRLTLAAEGVVTVVAIVDADTGALAEAPDFLARGFVHDDTTFEPVIPVIEKTLATAAEEGVGDAHQLEQLVARAVANWAFRTHRRKPLIIPVIIDA; translated from the coding sequence ATGAGTCATCCGCACCCCGAGCTGAAAGCCGCCCCGCCCCTTCCCGAAGGAGGGTTGCGGGTCGTCGCCCTGGGCGGTCTGGGGGAGATCGGCCGCAACATGACCGTTTTCGAGCACGCGGGCAAGCTGCTCATCGTCGACTGCGGCGTGCTGTTCCCCGAGGAGACGCAGCCCGGCGTGGACGTCATCCTGCCGGACTTCACCTCGATCCGTGACCGGCTGGACGACATCGTGGCCGTGGTTCTCACCCACGGCCACGAGGACCACATCGGCGGCGTGCCGTACCTGCTGCGCGAGCGGTCCGACATTCCCGTCGTCGGCTCCAAGCTGACGCTGGCGTTCCTGGAGGCCAAGCTCAAAGAACACGGCATCCGGCCGCGCACGGTGCGGGTGCGGGAGGGCGACCGGCGCGGCTTCGGGCCCTTCGACTGCGAGTTCGTGGCGGTCAACCACTCCATCCCGGACAGCCTCGCGGTCGCGATCCGCACCGGAGCCGGGATGGTGCTGCACACCGGCGACTTCAAGATGGACCAGTTCCCCCTCGACGACCGCATCACCGACCTGCGCGCCTTCGCCCGCCTCGGCGAGGAAGGCGTCGACCTGTTCCTCACCGACTCCACCAACGCCGAAGTACCCGGCTTCACCACCTCCGAGCGTGAGCTGAACCCGGCGATCGAGCAGGTGATGCGCACCGCGCCGCGCCGGGTCATCGTCTCCAGCTTCGCCAGCCATGTGCACCGCATCCAGCAGGTCCTGGACGCCGCCCACCAGCACGGCCGCAAGGTCGCCTTCGTCGGCCGGTCGATGGTCCGCAACATGGGCATCGCCCGCGACCTGGGCTACCTGAAGGTCCCCTCCGGTCTGGTCGTGAGCACGAAGGAGCTGGAGAAGCTCCCCGACCACAAGATCACTCTGGTGTGCACCGGCTCCCAGGGCGAACCGATGGCCGCGCTGTCACGCATGGCCAACCGCGACCACATGATCCGCATCGGCAAGGGCGACACCGTCCTGCTCGCCAGCTCCCTCATCCCCGGCAACGAGAACGCCATCTACCGGGTGATCAACGGACTCACCCGGTGGGGCGCCCACGTGGTCCACAAGGGCAACGCCAAGGTGCACGTCTCCGGGCACGCCAGTGCCGGCGAACTCGTCTACTGCTACAACATCGTCAAACCCCGCAACGTCATGCCCGTGCACGGCGAATGGCGCCACCTGCGGGCCAACGGCGACCTCGCCATCCGCACCGGCGTCGACCCCGACCGGGTCGTCATCGCCGAGGACGGCGTCGTCGTCGACCTCGTCGACGGGCGCGCGTCCATCACCGGCAAGGTCCCCGCCGGCAACGTCTACGTGGACGGCATGGAAGTCGGCGGCGCCACCGAAGCGTCCCTCAAGGACCGCCTCACCCTCGCCGCCGAAGGCGTGGTCACGGTCGTGGCGATCGTCGACGCGGACACCGGCGCCCTCGCCGAGGCCCCCGACTTCCTGGCCCGCGGCTTCGTCCACGACGACACCACCTTCGAGCCGGTCATCCCCGTCATCGAGAAGACCCTGGCCACCGCGGCCGAGGAAGGCGTCGGGGACGCGCACCAACTCGAACAACTCGTCGCCCGCGCCGTGGCGAACTGGGCGTTCCGCACCCACCGCCGCAAGCCCCTCATCATCCCCGTCATCATCGACGCCTGA